Proteins from one SAR324 cluster bacterium genomic window:
- a CDS encoding ribulose-phosphate 3-epimerase, whose translation MSVDTSNVVIAPSLLSADFGRVNEEIADVCKAGASWIHLDVMDGVFVPNITFGPNVMRCFKKPANAVFDAHLMITEPEKHVEAFVKAGADIISVHAEATAHLHYVLQKIKNCGAQAAVALNPATPLEVLDYVYADVEMILLMSVNPGWGGQALIPAITQKIRTLRRKIKERGLDIKIQVDGGLNLKTIRNVVEAGATHLVAGNAIFHEASGVQAYQARIDALLHEAQLGLVNQGQFV comes from the coding sequence ATGAGCGTTGATACGTCAAATGTGGTGATTGCTCCGTCTCTTCTCTCCGCGGATTTTGGGCGGGTCAATGAAGAAATCGCGGATGTCTGCAAAGCCGGTGCTTCGTGGATCCATCTGGATGTGATGGACGGGGTGTTTGTGCCCAACATCACCTTTGGTCCCAATGTCATGCGCTGTTTTAAAAAACCCGCAAATGCTGTGTTTGACGCGCATTTAATGATCACGGAACCGGAAAAACATGTGGAAGCGTTTGTCAAAGCCGGGGCCGATATCATTTCGGTTCATGCTGAGGCGACAGCGCATTTGCACTATGTTCTGCAAAAGATTAAAAACTGTGGCGCGCAGGCCGCTGTCGCGCTGAATCCCGCGACTCCGCTTGAAGTGCTTGACTATGTCTATGCGGATGTGGAAATGATTTTATTAATGTCCGTGAATCCCGGTTGGGGAGGACAAGCCTTGATTCCAGCCATCACTCAGAAAATCAGGACTCTGCGCCGGAAAATCAAAGAGCGCGGGCTGGATATCAAAATTCAGGTTGACGGAGGCCTCAACCTGAAAACAATCCGCAATGTGGTTGAAGCTGGTGCGACACATCTGGTCGCGGGCAACGCCATTTTTCATGAAGCATCCGGAGTTCAGGCTTATCAGGCCCGGATCGACGCACTGCTCCATGAAGCTCAGTTGGGATTGGTCAATCAAGGGCAGTTTGTTTAG
- the rpiA gene encoding ribose-5-phosphate isomerase RpiA: protein MSEQKKRAAEKATESIKTGMILGLGTGSTAAYAVAKIGQMVRDGLAVKGIPTSEQTRVQAEAEGIPLIDFSETTTIDLTIDGADEIDGNFNMIKGGGGALFREKIVASASREVLIVTDASKRVACLGKFPLPVEVSPFGWQVVAGKLKRLGANDVKLRTRNQTATFISDNGNYILDCHFEQIRDVPLLESQINQIPGVVVNGLFVNLATRLIIGTDQGVEVYER from the coding sequence AGAAAAAGCGTGCGGCTGAAAAAGCCACAGAGTCTATCAAAACTGGCATGATCCTGGGTTTGGGAACAGGTTCCACTGCCGCTTATGCCGTAGCGAAAATCGGTCAAATGGTTCGGGACGGTCTGGCTGTCAAAGGCATTCCCACTTCTGAACAAACTCGTGTCCAGGCGGAAGCCGAAGGCATTCCCCTGATTGATTTCAGCGAAACCACAACCATTGATCTGACGATTGATGGCGCTGATGAAATTGATGGAAATTTCAACATGATCAAAGGTGGTGGCGGAGCCTTGTTTCGTGAAAAAATTGTGGCCTCCGCTTCACGTGAAGTGCTGATTGTGACAGACGCGTCAAAACGTGTGGCATGTCTGGGGAAATTTCCGTTGCCGGTAGAGGTGAGCCCGTTTGGATGGCAGGTTGTTGCCGGTAAACTGAAACGTCTGGGGGCCAACGATGTGAAATTGCGTACCAGAAACCAGACAGCAACGTTCATCAGCGACAATGGGAATTATATTCTTGATTGTCATTTTGAACAAATCCGGGACGTGCCGTTGCTGGAATCACAAATCAACCAGATTCCCGGGGTCGTGGTGAACGGACTGTTTGTCAATCTTGCCACACGCCTGATTATCGGCACGGACCAGGGAGTTGAAGTTTATGAGCGTTGA